CACCAAATTGTCAAAGAACTATCGTTTTATGGCGCGTTCCATTTCGCGGTCGGCGCTTCGTTTTTTCATGGTGTCGCGCTTATCAAACTTTTTCTTCCCTCGGCACAAACCCAGTTCCACTTTGATTTTGCCGGCTTTTAAGTATACCGAAAGCGGAATCAATGTACATCCCTTTGTTTTCAGGTTGTCACCAAGTTGTCGAATTTGTTCGTGATGCAGCAAAAGCTTGCGATCGCGCGTGGGCTCGTGGTTTTGCAGCGATGCCGGCATATAGGGGCTGATGTGCATTTTCAGCAGCCACACTTCGCCGTCTCGCAAAAGGGAATACGAATCCACCAAATTGCCAAGGCCCGCACGAAGACTTTTCACTTCGCTTCCCGCCAAAACGATGCCGGCTTCAAAGCGCTCTTCCACAAAATAGTTGTGAAGCGCTTTTTTGTTTTTACAAATGATCTTCATATTTTTTCCCTCTCAAATGAGGGCGGTGGGATATAAGTCAAAAGAAAGCTTGAAAGTCAACGAAGGAAACCGTGAAGAATTAAGCCGTTTGCGATTTTTGCCGTTCATTCATTGCTGTAGCAACTTTTTTTTCTTTCGCAATTCCGGCAGAAATCACCAGCTTAAAGGCGTATTCAATGGAAATATCGATAACAGTAATATCCTCTTCTGGAACCATAATCCAAAACCCAGAGGTGGGATTTGGAGTAGTGGGAATAAATAAATTTATCCATTTGCGTTGCTCAACCTGCTGAATCATGGGAATGGGTTCGCCTGTCATGAAAGCCAGCATATAACAGCCTCTGCGGGGATATTCAACGAGGCAAACATTTTGAAATCGCTGCTCATCTTCACGAATGACGGTTTTGAGAAACTGCTGAATCGCAGTATAAATAGTTCGTCCTAATGGAATTCTGGAAATAAGGGCATCTCCAAGCTCAATGACTTTTTTTCCAATATAAAGTCTGGCAAAAAGTCCGATAAGAAGCACCAACGTTATCGTAACAATAAGTCCAAGACCTGGGATGTGAAAACCAAAAAGTTGAGTGGGATGAAAACGTTGTGGGACTAAGCCTAGCAGCGAATTGTCAGCATAAATAATGAGGCCTTTTAAAATCCAAAAAGTTAAAATGAGTGGCGCTGTTACCAAAATTCCAGCAATAAAATAACGTTTAAAAATTTTTTTAATCCACGCTAGCATGTGTCACCTGTGTGTTTTAGCACGTCACCTGCAACGGAGGCGTAAGAGATATCGGTATCTTCTGTATGTTGAATAAGTTGTTCGGAGAGATTTTTTTCAGAGCAGGCTTCGGGAAGTTTTACGGCAATGATGTCGGCTTGTTTTCCCATTTCCAACGTTCCACATTCTTGCTCCAAGCCTAAAGCCCTTGCCCCACCTACGGTTGCCATGCGCAAGAGTTCTGATGCACTGGGAAGTGGGTCGGAGCCTTGGCGTAACGCTTCACGCATTTCAGTCCATAAGCTTAATCCGCTCTTTCCATTCCAGAGCTGGCTGCCAAGGCCAATGGGAATGCCTGCATCTCGCAACTTTGCGAGTGGCAAGGTTCCGTGGCCCATCACTAAATTGGTGATGGGGCTATAGACTACTTGCGTGAGATGGCGAGCCATCAACGGCAAGTCTTTTTCAGAAAGGTGCAAGCAGCCCACAATGCAAACAGGCGCGTCTAAAAAACCGATGTCTGCCAAATACTGAATGGGAGTTTTGTGTTGAGGAGAAGGTTGCTGCCAGCCCATATGTTCAAACAGTTTTAGCATGGGGCCTTCGGAATCGAAGAAAAATTCCATCTCGGCAAAAGCTTCTGCTGCATGGATTTGCAGCGGCAGCTTCATGTTGCGGCAAAAAAGTGAAAGCATGCGAAGGGTGTTGCGCGAAAGCAGATAAGGAGCATAAGGCCCAACGCCAGTTTTCATGCGGCTCAGCTGCATTTCACTATATCGTTCTGCAAGTGCCATGGCGATTTCAAAATTTTCTTGAGCTTTTTCACCTTGGCCCAAAACAATTTCGGGATAGGCCATCACGCGAAGTTTTGAATCGGCCAAAAGTTTGAGAGATGCTTCTTTGCAGGTCATAGCGCCAACAGTTGTAGTTCCTGTGTTTGCGAGGCGAGACAATGCTGTTTTGGCAACATCCATTGCTTCTTGCACATCAAGTTTGTTGCGGTAGTGCATGGAAGCAATGAGTGTTTCAACATAGTGTTGTGGCTCGAATAAATCTTTGTTGCCCAAAATGCTTTCGTAAAAACCAATCAGATCAAGCTGGCAGTGTGCATTGACAAGGCCCGGCATGAGGACGTGATTTTCAAAGTGTAAAGGTTTTGCGTTTGGATAGCGTTCTTGGAGTTCCTCTTTTGTGCCGACATCTTTAATAACACTTCCTTCAACGGCAACGGCGCCATGTGGAAGTACAGGAAAGTCGTGAGTCATGGCAAGAAGGTACGAAGCGGAAAGGATGTTCATGGTGGCGGCTAGCGTATCAGATGAAGTGTGATGTGACAATACTCAATTGAAATGGAAGCAAAAAACAAAGCTGATCATCTGGCGATGAGATAAGAGGTGCCGCCGCGGTGTCCAAGAATTTCACGTTTGAGTGTTGCGAAGTCTTCTGGATTTTTTTCGTAATTTACAAAT
The sequence above is drawn from the Deltaproteobacteria bacterium CG11_big_fil_rev_8_21_14_0_20_42_23 genome and encodes:
- a CDS encoding SsrA-binding protein, with the protein product MKIICKNKKALHNYFVEERFEAGIVLAGSEVKSLRAGLGNLVDSYSLLRDGEVWLLKMHISPYMPASLQNHEPTRDRKLLLHHEQIRQLGDNLKTKGCTLIPLSVYLKAGKIKVELGLCRGKKKFDKRDTMKKRSADREMERAIKR